A window of Xyrauchen texanus isolate HMW12.3.18 chromosome 10, RBS_HiC_50CHRs, whole genome shotgun sequence contains these coding sequences:
- the jupb gene encoding junction plakoglobin isoform X1, with product MSLQSKLSEAQGAVKVEEWQQTFYTSDSGIQSGATTIRDEDESECGKKYTVTSTAVESAADIESQYSLTRAQRVRSAMFPETLVEGETVLSNQSNPDMPTNVQRLAEPSQLLKTAIVHLINYQDDAELATRAVPELTKLLADEDQVVVNKAALIVNQLTRKEASRRVLMQSPQMVAAVVRAMQTTGDLETTRCAASVLHSLSHQREGLLAIFKSGGIPALVRMLSSPMESVLFYAITTLHNLLLHQEGAKMAVRLADGLQRMVPLLKKSNPKFLAITTDCLQLLSYGNQESKLIILANGGPESLVFIMRNYNYEKLLWTTSRVLKVLSVCPSNKPAIVEAGGMQALGQHLTCSSQRLTQNCLWTLRNLSDAATKQEGLDGLLQILVSQLGSDDVNMLTCATGILSNLTCNNARNKALVAQCGGVEALIHAVLRAGEKEDVAEPAVCALRHLTSRHPDAELAQNAVRLHYGIPAITKLLGQPHYWPVIKATVGLIRNLALCPANQAPLREAGTIPRLVNLLLKAHQETQRHGSGAQQTYQDGVRMEEIVEGCTGALHILARDPISRGEIASLQTIPLFVQLLYSYVENIKRVSAGVLCELALDKQSAEMIDAEGASAPLMELLHSPNEGIATYAAAVLFRISEDKSSDYRKRVSVELTHSLFKHDPAAWEMAHAAMPLDPGYMPDELDAVYTPYGYPDIPMDCVPLDPELHEQYMPEMTYDPRQVYPNPL from the exons ATGTCACTGCAAAGtaagt TGAGTGAGGCACAGGGGGCAGTGAAGGTGGAGGAGTGGCAGCAGACGTTTTACACCTCTGACTCAGGGATACAGTCGGGGGCCACTACGATTCGTGATGAAGATGAATCTGAGTGCGGCAAGAAGTATACCGTCACCAGCACTGCTGTGGAGAGTGCCGCAG ATATAGAGTCCCAGTATAGTCTGACTCGAGCTCAGAGAGTTCGTTCTGCCATGTTTCCTGAGACACTTGTGGAGGGAGAGACGGTGCTTTCCAATCAGAGCAATCCAGACATGCCAACCAATGTCCAGAGACTGGCTGAGCCATCGCAGCTCCTGAAAACAGCTATCGTCCACCTCATTAACTACCAGGATGATGCTGAGCTTGCCACACGAGCTGTGCCAGAACTTACCAAACTGCTGGCCGATGAGGACCAG GTGGTGGTAAACAAGGCTGCACTCATTGTGAACCAGCTAACAAGGAAGGAGGCATCTCGTCGTGTGCTCATGCAGTCTCCTCAGATGGTGGCGGCTGTGGTGAGAGCCATGCAGACCACCGGAGACCTAGAGACCACTCGTTGCGCCGCAAGCGTCCTGCACAGCCTCTCACACCAGCGCGAGGGCCTGCTAGCCATCTTCAAATCAGGCGGCATCCCTGCACTCGTGCGCATGCTCAG TTCTCCAATGGAGTCTGTGCTCTTCTATGCCATTACCACATTACACAACCTGCTCCTACACCAGGAGGGAGCAAAGATGGCGGTGCGCTTGGCTGATGGACTGCAGAGGATGGTCCCTCTGCTGAAAAAGAGCAACCCAAAGTTCCTGGCCATCACCACAGACTGCCTGCAGCTGCTGTCCTACGGCAACCAGGAGAGCAAG TTAATCATCCTGGCAAATGGTGGGCCTGAGAGTTTGGTGTTTATAATGAGAAACTACAACTATGAGAAGCTTCTGTGGACGACCAGCAGAGTTCTGAAGGTGCTTTCGGTTTGTCCAAGCAACAAGCCAGCCATTGTTGAAGCTG GAGGTATGCAGGCTCTTGGCCAGCATCTAACATGCTCCAGTCAGCGTCTAACGCAAAACTGCTTGTGGACTCTGAGAAATCTCTCTGACGCCGCAACCAAACAG GAAGGTCTCGATGGCCTTCTACAAATATTAGTGAGTCAGCTTGGCTCGGATGACGTGAACATGCTGACATGTGCTACTGGCATCCTGTCCAACCTTACCTGCAACAACGCACGCAACAAAGCCCTGGTCGCTCAGTGTGGTGGGGTCGAGGCCCTGATTCATGCCGTGCTTCGAGCTGGAGAGAAGGAGGATGTGGCCGAGCCGGCCGTCTGTGCCCTGCGACATCTCACGAGCCGCCACCCCGACGCAGAACTGGCCCAAAATGCAGTGCGTCTGCATTACGGCATCCCTGCCATCACTAAGCTCTTGGGCCAGCCGCACTACTGGCCTGTTATCAAG GCCACAGTGGGCTTGATTCGCAACTTGGCTCTCTGTCCAGCCAATCAGGCGCCTTTGAGGGAGGCCGGAACTATACCCCGATTGGTCAACCTGCTCTTGAAAGCTCACCAGGAAACACAAAGGCATGGTTCAGGTGCTCAGCAGACCTATCAG GATGGCGTGCGAATGGAGGAGATTGTAGAAGGTTGCACGGGCGCTTTGCACATCCTGGCCAGAGATCCAATCAGCCGGGGGGAAATCGCCAGCCTGCAGACCATTCCTCTGTTTGTGCAA CTTCTGTACTCATATGTGGAGAATATAAAGCGTGTATCTGCGGGTGTTTTGTGTGAGCTGGCTCTGGACAAGCAGTCTGCAGAGATGATTGACGCAGAGGGCGCCTCTGCACCTCTCATGGAGCTCCTACACTCACCCAATGAGGGGATCG CCACTTACGCTGCGGCTGTGCTCTTCCGCATCTCTGAGGACAAGAGTTCAGACTACAGAAAACGTGTTTCGGTGGAGTTGACCCACTCCCTCTTCAAACACGACCCTGCAGCCTGGGAGATG
- the jupb gene encoding junction plakoglobin isoform X2 — MSLQMSEAQGAVKVEEWQQTFYTSDSGIQSGATTIRDEDESECGKKYTVTSTAVESAADIESQYSLTRAQRVRSAMFPETLVEGETVLSNQSNPDMPTNVQRLAEPSQLLKTAIVHLINYQDDAELATRAVPELTKLLADEDQVVVNKAALIVNQLTRKEASRRVLMQSPQMVAAVVRAMQTTGDLETTRCAASVLHSLSHQREGLLAIFKSGGIPALVRMLSSPMESVLFYAITTLHNLLLHQEGAKMAVRLADGLQRMVPLLKKSNPKFLAITTDCLQLLSYGNQESKLIILANGGPESLVFIMRNYNYEKLLWTTSRVLKVLSVCPSNKPAIVEAGGMQALGQHLTCSSQRLTQNCLWTLRNLSDAATKQEGLDGLLQILVSQLGSDDVNMLTCATGILSNLTCNNARNKALVAQCGGVEALIHAVLRAGEKEDVAEPAVCALRHLTSRHPDAELAQNAVRLHYGIPAITKLLGQPHYWPVIKATVGLIRNLALCPANQAPLREAGTIPRLVNLLLKAHQETQRHGSGAQQTYQDGVRMEEIVEGCTGALHILARDPISRGEIASLQTIPLFVQLLYSYVENIKRVSAGVLCELALDKQSAEMIDAEGASAPLMELLHSPNEGIATYAAAVLFRISEDKSSDYRKRVSVELTHSLFKHDPAAWEMAHAAMPLDPGYMPDELDAVYTPYGYPDIPMDCVPLDPELHEQYMPEMTYDPRQVYPNPL, encoded by the exons ATGTCACTGCAAA TGAGTGAGGCACAGGGGGCAGTGAAGGTGGAGGAGTGGCAGCAGACGTTTTACACCTCTGACTCAGGGATACAGTCGGGGGCCACTACGATTCGTGATGAAGATGAATCTGAGTGCGGCAAGAAGTATACCGTCACCAGCACTGCTGTGGAGAGTGCCGCAG ATATAGAGTCCCAGTATAGTCTGACTCGAGCTCAGAGAGTTCGTTCTGCCATGTTTCCTGAGACACTTGTGGAGGGAGAGACGGTGCTTTCCAATCAGAGCAATCCAGACATGCCAACCAATGTCCAGAGACTGGCTGAGCCATCGCAGCTCCTGAAAACAGCTATCGTCCACCTCATTAACTACCAGGATGATGCTGAGCTTGCCACACGAGCTGTGCCAGAACTTACCAAACTGCTGGCCGATGAGGACCAG GTGGTGGTAAACAAGGCTGCACTCATTGTGAACCAGCTAACAAGGAAGGAGGCATCTCGTCGTGTGCTCATGCAGTCTCCTCAGATGGTGGCGGCTGTGGTGAGAGCCATGCAGACCACCGGAGACCTAGAGACCACTCGTTGCGCCGCAAGCGTCCTGCACAGCCTCTCACACCAGCGCGAGGGCCTGCTAGCCATCTTCAAATCAGGCGGCATCCCTGCACTCGTGCGCATGCTCAG TTCTCCAATGGAGTCTGTGCTCTTCTATGCCATTACCACATTACACAACCTGCTCCTACACCAGGAGGGAGCAAAGATGGCGGTGCGCTTGGCTGATGGACTGCAGAGGATGGTCCCTCTGCTGAAAAAGAGCAACCCAAAGTTCCTGGCCATCACCACAGACTGCCTGCAGCTGCTGTCCTACGGCAACCAGGAGAGCAAG TTAATCATCCTGGCAAATGGTGGGCCTGAGAGTTTGGTGTTTATAATGAGAAACTACAACTATGAGAAGCTTCTGTGGACGACCAGCAGAGTTCTGAAGGTGCTTTCGGTTTGTCCAAGCAACAAGCCAGCCATTGTTGAAGCTG GAGGTATGCAGGCTCTTGGCCAGCATCTAACATGCTCCAGTCAGCGTCTAACGCAAAACTGCTTGTGGACTCTGAGAAATCTCTCTGACGCCGCAACCAAACAG GAAGGTCTCGATGGCCTTCTACAAATATTAGTGAGTCAGCTTGGCTCGGATGACGTGAACATGCTGACATGTGCTACTGGCATCCTGTCCAACCTTACCTGCAACAACGCACGCAACAAAGCCCTGGTCGCTCAGTGTGGTGGGGTCGAGGCCCTGATTCATGCCGTGCTTCGAGCTGGAGAGAAGGAGGATGTGGCCGAGCCGGCCGTCTGTGCCCTGCGACATCTCACGAGCCGCCACCCCGACGCAGAACTGGCCCAAAATGCAGTGCGTCTGCATTACGGCATCCCTGCCATCACTAAGCTCTTGGGCCAGCCGCACTACTGGCCTGTTATCAAG GCCACAGTGGGCTTGATTCGCAACTTGGCTCTCTGTCCAGCCAATCAGGCGCCTTTGAGGGAGGCCGGAACTATACCCCGATTGGTCAACCTGCTCTTGAAAGCTCACCAGGAAACACAAAGGCATGGTTCAGGTGCTCAGCAGACCTATCAG GATGGCGTGCGAATGGAGGAGATTGTAGAAGGTTGCACGGGCGCTTTGCACATCCTGGCCAGAGATCCAATCAGCCGGGGGGAAATCGCCAGCCTGCAGACCATTCCTCTGTTTGTGCAA CTTCTGTACTCATATGTGGAGAATATAAAGCGTGTATCTGCGGGTGTTTTGTGTGAGCTGGCTCTGGACAAGCAGTCTGCAGAGATGATTGACGCAGAGGGCGCCTCTGCACCTCTCATGGAGCTCCTACACTCACCCAATGAGGGGATCG CCACTTACGCTGCGGCTGTGCTCTTCCGCATCTCTGAGGACAAGAGTTCAGACTACAGAAAACGTGTTTCGGTGGAGTTGACCCACTCCCTCTTCAAACACGACCCTGCAGCCTGGGAGATG